The proteins below are encoded in one region of Bacillus alveayuensis:
- a CDS encoding 2'-5' RNA ligase (product_source=KO:K01975; cath_funfam=3.90.1140.10; cog=COG1514; ko=KO:K01975; pfam=PF13563; superfamily=55144; tigrfam=TIGR02258), which produces MKPHYFLAVDLSKEINNSIYQWTSEIKRKWPFDKWVYREDYHITLAFLGPIESEKQLERLYRDVSDAIKGVGPFSLQISDIGVFGRPESPRILWVGIEKSKELDELRNRVYNACVQIGFSLDSRAFKPHITVARKYKGKHPFIIKEVDRSSLKKMDFQVGSIKLFQTNVNQIPKYERIREFVF; this is translated from the coding sequence ATGAAGCCTCATTATTTTTTAGCTGTTGATCTTTCAAAAGAAATTAACAATAGCATATATCAGTGGACAAGTGAAATAAAGAGGAAATGGCCGTTCGACAAATGGGTATACCGTGAAGATTATCATATTACCCTCGCTTTTTTAGGGCCTATTGAAAGTGAAAAGCAATTAGAACGGTTATATAGAGATGTGTCAGATGCGATAAAAGGGGTTGGTCCATTTTCTTTACAAATTTCAGACATCGGAGTATTTGGACGACCTGAATCACCGCGCATTTTATGGGTAGGTATTGAAAAAAGTAAAGAACTAGATGAACTCAGAAATCGTGTTTACAACGCTTGTGTACAAATTGGTTTTTCACTTGATTCCAGGGCTTTTAAACCGCATATAACCGTTGCCAGAAAATATAAAGGAAAACATCCTTTTATCATTAAGGAAGTGGACCGTTCTTCCTTGAAAAAAATGGATTTTCAAGTCGGTTCGATAAAACTTTTTCAAACGAATGTCAATCAAATTCCAAAATATGAACGAATACGTGAATTCGTATTTTAA
- a CDS encoding succinyl-diaminopimelate desuccinylase (product_source=KO:K01439; cath_funfam=3.30.70.360,3.40.630.10; cog=COG0624; ko=KO:K01439; pfam=PF01546; superfamily=53187; tigrfam=TIGR01887), which yields MNWLEEVFKRKEEIIQETQSFLRIKSVLDEETKDLGTPFGKGIQEALHYLLEKGNRDGFGTKNVDGYAGHIEMGEGKELVGILCHIDVVPEGDGWSVDPFGAEIHDGKIYARGALDDKGPTMAVYFAMKIVKELNLPLSKRVRMIIGTDEESEWRCVDHYFKQEEMPTIGFAPDADFPIIYAEKGIIDVKLSVHLHHLSGNGKTMLTSFQAGRRFNMVPDYAKAILKNGENKVDIEKSFKTFLQNEGVNGVVKLQNNNLILELEGISAHAMEPNNGVNAGMLLAKFLQRQDLDEKGKYFVDWLVTHFQHDTRGQALQIAFHDHISGDLTVNVGIIRYKGDGENEIGINIRYPVTQMGEEIHQRLKKLEKATITHFSDSKPHFVDEQHPLIQTLKRVYEEQTGEEAKLISIGGGTYARALKAGVAFGPLFPGREDVVHQKDEYIYIDDLLKATAIYAQAIYELAK from the coding sequence ATGAATTGGTTAGAAGAAGTGTTCAAACGAAAAGAAGAAATTATTCAGGAAACACAAAGTTTTCTTCGGATAAAAAGCGTCTTAGATGAGGAAACGAAAGACCTCGGAACACCATTTGGGAAAGGGATACAGGAGGCTCTTCACTATTTGCTAGAAAAAGGTAACCGAGATGGCTTTGGAACGAAAAATGTTGATGGCTATGCTGGACATATCGAGATGGGAGAAGGTAAAGAATTAGTCGGTATTCTTTGTCACATTGATGTCGTTCCAGAAGGAGACGGTTGGTCGGTGGATCCATTTGGAGCAGAAATTCATGACGGGAAAATTTATGCTCGAGGTGCGCTCGATGATAAAGGGCCGACAATGGCTGTTTATTTTGCGATGAAGATCGTAAAAGAGCTGAATTTGCCGTTGTCTAAACGTGTACGGATGATTATAGGAACGGATGAAGAAAGCGAGTGGCGTTGTGTGGATCATTATTTTAAACAAGAGGAAATGCCAACGATCGGTTTTGCTCCAGATGCGGATTTTCCGATTATTTACGCAGAAAAAGGGATTATCGATGTAAAGTTATCCGTTCATCTTCATCATTTAAGTGGAAATGGAAAAACGATGTTAACAAGCTTTCAAGCGGGCAGACGCTTTAATATGGTGCCAGATTATGCAAAAGCTATATTGAAGAATGGTGAAAACAAAGTGGACATCGAGAAGTCATTTAAAACCTTTTTACAAAATGAAGGCGTGAATGGTGTGGTAAAGTTACAAAATAACAATCTTATTTTGGAGCTTGAAGGAATTTCTGCACATGCAATGGAACCTAATAACGGTGTAAATGCTGGTATGCTATTGGCTAAATTTTTACAGCGTCAAGATTTAGATGAAAAGGGAAAATACTTTGTTGATTGGCTAGTCACACATTTTCAACATGATACGCGCGGCCAGGCTTTACAAATAGCCTTTCATGACCATATTAGCGGTGACCTAACAGTAAATGTCGGAATCATTCGTTACAAAGGAGATGGCGAAAATGAAATTGGTATCAATATACGTTATCCCGTAACGCAAATGGGAGAGGAAATACATCAACGATTAAAAAAATTGGAAAAAGCAACTATAACACATTTTTCTGATTCAAAACCTCATTTCGTTGATGAACAACATCCTCTTATTCAAACGTTAAAACGTGTTTATGAAGAACAAACCGGTGAGGAAGCGAAGCTGATCTCAATCGGTGGCGGTACTTATGCACGTGCCTTAAAGGCTGGCGTTGCTTTCGGGCCCTTGTTCCCAGGCAGAGAAGACGTTGTTCATCAAAAGGATGAATATATTTACATTGACGATTTGCTAAAAGCAACGGCTATTTATGCACAGGCCATCTATGAATTAGCAAAGTAA
- a CDS encoding PPP family 3-phenylpropionic acid transporter (product_source=KO:K05820; cath_funfam=1.20.1250.20; cog=COG0477; ko=KO:K05820; pfam=PF12832; superfamily=103473; tigrfam=TIGR00882; transmembrane_helix_parts=Outside_1_14,TMhelix_15_37,Inside_38_48,TMhelix_49_68,Outside_69_77,TMhelix_78_95,Inside_96_99,TMhelix_100_122,Outside_123_136,TMhelix_137_159,Inside_160_165,TMhelix_166_185,Outside_186_207,TMhelix_208_230,Inside_231_236,TMhelix_237_259,Outside_260_268,TMhelix_269_288,Inside_289_294,TMhelix_295_317,Outside_318_331,TMhelix_332_354,Inside_355_360,TMhelix_361_383,Outside_384_390): MEVFINRADRATNIYFYLFYFFVFFGFGSLFPLLSVYLKDVVGLTGSQIGIVMSISPIVMIIVQPIWGMVSDATRKPIVILTTSLIFAAFFGLIFSFLENYYFIILISVLLAIVQSAVVPLSDSVAMNYVQRTNIEYGSIRLWGAIGFAVAALVVGWLSETVHLKMIFYSFAIVFCISAFMALQLPKESDSLHVSIKDGLLKLKKVPQYFLFLVCTFLILGPILANNIYFGIFVDELGGGLAGVGLAFLLGAGSEAPFMKAVGHFIQKLGIHKVLCLAALVSALRWGLYVFEPPLWAVYATIFMQGFSIGLFIPASLQYVREITPKSVGATAISLYSAIGNGLGNWFCTFIGGMILEAFRVVGVYMFFTACTVIGMSLLLLIPIMNDRKG; the protein is encoded by the coding sequence ATGGAAGTTTTTATCAACAGAGCCGATCGGGCCACAAACATATATTTTTACTTGTTTTATTTTTTTGTCTTTTTTGGATTCGGTTCTTTGTTTCCGCTTCTTTCTGTTTATTTAAAAGATGTGGTAGGGTTAACAGGGAGCCAAATTGGAATCGTCATGTCCATTAGCCCAATCGTCATGATTATCGTTCAACCGATTTGGGGAATGGTTAGCGATGCAACGAGGAAACCAATTGTGATTTTAACTACTTCTTTAATTTTCGCAGCATTTTTTGGACTTATTTTTTCTTTTTTAGAAAACTATTACTTTATTATTCTCATTTCAGTTTTGCTTGCTATTGTACAAAGTGCCGTCGTTCCGTTGTCGGATAGTGTGGCGATGAATTACGTCCAACGAACGAATATCGAGTACGGATCGATACGTCTATGGGGAGCAATAGGATTTGCTGTAGCGGCGCTCGTCGTCGGTTGGTTATCAGAAACCGTTCATTTAAAAATGATTTTTTATTCCTTTGCCATCGTTTTTTGCATATCCGCCTTTATGGCTCTTCAGCTTCCGAAAGAGAGCGACTCCCTGCATGTGAGTATAAAGGATGGATTATTAAAATTAAAAAAAGTACCACAATACTTTTTATTTTTAGTATGTACGTTTCTCATCCTAGGACCAATTTTAGCTAATAATATTTATTTTGGTATTTTCGTTGATGAGCTTGGGGGAGGATTAGCAGGAGTTGGACTAGCTTTTTTGCTAGGAGCCGGAAGTGAGGCGCCTTTTATGAAAGCGGTAGGCCATTTTATTCAAAAGCTCGGTATACATAAAGTATTATGCTTAGCAGCACTTGTATCAGCTTTAAGGTGGGGACTATATGTATTTGAACCGCCGCTTTGGGCGGTATATGCCACAATATTTATGCAAGGTTTTTCGATAGGGCTATTTATTCCAGCTTCCTTGCAATATGTTCGTGAAATTACGCCTAAAAGTGTTGGCGCTACTGCTATTTCACTTTATTCAGCAATTGGAAACGGCTTAGGAAATTGGTTTTGTACATTTATAGGAGGAATGATTTTAGAGGCTTTTCGAGTTGTAGGAGTTTATATGTTTTTTACAGCATGTACAGTTATCGGAATGAGTTTATTACTTCTCATCCCTATAATGAATGATAGGAAAGGCTGA
- a CDS encoding holin-like protein (product_source=KO:K06518; cog=COG1380; ko=KO:K06518; pfam=PF03788; superfamily=103473; transmembrane_helix_parts=Inside_1_6,TMhelix_7_24,Outside_25_27,TMhelix_28_50,Inside_51_61,TMhelix_62_84,Outside_85_88,TMhelix_89_111,Inside_112_131): MHSWMKIVIQVIFLYLIYFFGVFLQNLFHLMIPGSIIGMIILFVLLQANFFQKEWVKDGSLFLVKYLPLLFIPATVGIMQYLLLFTSKGFLTVIVVLISTVLVMISSSWICQQLSERKEDVNKIKERKYSG, encoded by the coding sequence ATGCATTCATGGATGAAAATTGTTATACAAGTAATATTTCTTTATTTGATCTATTTTTTTGGTGTGTTTTTACAGAATCTATTTCATTTAATGATTCCTGGTAGTATTATTGGCATGATAATCTTGTTTGTTTTGCTACAGGCCAATTTTTTTCAAAAAGAGTGGGTAAAAGATGGGAGTTTATTTCTTGTCAAGTATTTGCCACTTTTATTTATTCCAGCCACGGTTGGAATTATGCAATATTTACTTCTCTTTACCTCGAAAGGTTTTCTTACAGTGATCGTCGTTCTTATCAGTACAGTATTAGTGATGATTTCCTCATCATGGATTTGTCAACAGTTATCAGAAAGAAAGGAAGATGTTAATAAGATTAAAGAAAGGAAGTATAGTGGATGA
- a CDS encoding putative murein hydrolase (TIGR00659 family) (product_source=TIGR00659; cog=COG1346; pfam=PF04172; tigrfam=TIGR00659; transmembrane_helix_parts=Inside_1_2,TMhelix_3_21,Outside_22_30,TMhelix_31_53,Inside_54_91,TMhelix_92_114,Outside_115_133,TMhelix_134_156,Inside_157_168,TMhelix_169_191,Outside_192_200,TMhelix_201_223,Inside_224_228), with product MKIAFALFMVLLTTIIYLWMTKVYQRFHFPILVPIATSTVVIILFLSLFHISYEDYMLGGKWIDELLGPAVVALAYPLYENRKQLKEHFLPIVASVFAGTVIGLLSGIYLSLLLDVDENLLLSLAPKSVTSPVAMDIATIIGGIPALAAVYVMVAGISGAMFGPYILKFFNIHHPIAVGIGFGAASHGIGMAKAYEFGRLQGAISSISMTLSAVFASILSPFVIQLFI from the coding sequence ATGAAGATTGCTTTTGCACTATTTATGGTATTGTTGACGACAATAATCTATTTATGGATGACGAAAGTGTATCAACGTTTTCATTTTCCTATTCTTGTACCGATTGCGACTTCTACGGTTGTCATCATTTTGTTCTTATCTCTTTTTCATATTTCATATGAAGACTACATGCTTGGTGGTAAATGGATTGATGAACTTTTAGGTCCAGCCGTTGTCGCATTGGCTTATCCTTTATATGAAAATCGAAAACAATTGAAAGAACATTTTCTCCCAATTGTTGCAAGTGTTTTCGCTGGTACAGTGATCGGACTACTTTCAGGCATTTATTTATCATTATTATTAGACGTGGATGAAAATCTCCTTCTTTCATTAGCACCAAAGTCCGTCACCTCACCTGTAGCAATGGATATTGCGACCATAATCGGCGGAATACCCGCACTAGCTGCCGTTTATGTCATGGTTGCTGGAATTAGCGGAGCGATGTTTGGACCATATATTTTAAAATTTTTTAACATTCATCACCCGATTGCTGTCGGAATTGGTTTTGGAGCAGCATCGCACGGAATTGGCATGGCAAAAGCTTATGAATTTGGTCGATTACAGGGGGCCATTAGCTCAATATCCATGACGTTAAGTGCTGTGTTTGCTTCCATACTAAGTCCATTCGTCATTCAGTTATTTATTTAG
- a CDS encoding cysteine synthase A (product_source=KO:K01738; cath_funfam=3.40.50.1100; cog=COG0031; ko=KO:K01738; pfam=PF00291; superfamily=53686; tigrfam=TIGR01139) has translation MRVVENMADLIGQTPLVKLNRVAPENGASIYVKLEYFNPSRSVKDRAAYNMIIQAEKEGKLKPGATIIEPTSGNTGIGLAMNAAARGYRAILVMPDTMTQERINLLKAYGAEVVLTPGDEKMPGAIKKAHELAEKIPNSFIPMQFENESNPDAHRTTTALEIIEAMEKIGKPLSAFIATAGTGGTITGTGEELKKHYKQLTVHVVEPAGSPVLSGGKPGKHKLVGTSPGFIPPILNTNVYDEIIQVKDEDAYDITRRLALEEGILVGPSSGAACYAAIQVAKRLSKDDVVVCMTADTGERYLSSDLFRG, from the coding sequence ATGCGAGTAGTTGAAAATATGGCAGACTTAATTGGGCAAACCCCTTTAGTAAAATTAAACCGCGTGGCTCCAGAAAATGGAGCGTCGATATACGTGAAGCTTGAATATTTTAATCCAAGTAGAAGCGTTAAAGACCGTGCTGCTTACAATATGATCATTCAAGCAGAAAAAGAAGGGAAGCTAAAGCCTGGAGCCACAATAATTGAACCGACTAGTGGAAACACTGGAATTGGACTTGCCATGAATGCTGCAGCGAGAGGCTATCGGGCGATTCTTGTTATGCCTGATACAATGACACAAGAAAGAATAAATCTGTTAAAGGCATACGGTGCAGAAGTTGTGTTAACTCCAGGGGATGAAAAAATGCCTGGTGCCATTAAAAAGGCTCATGAATTAGCAGAAAAAATTCCGAACAGCTTCATCCCAATGCAGTTTGAAAATGAATCAAATCCTGATGCACACCGTACGACAACAGCATTAGAAATTATCGAAGCAATGGAGAAAATCGGAAAGCCATTATCAGCATTTATCGCAACAGCGGGAACAGGAGGAACCATTACCGGAACTGGTGAAGAATTAAAGAAACATTATAAACAATTAACTGTTCATGTTGTAGAACCAGCCGGCTCCCCTGTTTTATCAGGAGGAAAGCCCGGCAAACATAAGCTTGTCGGCACAAGCCCAGGCTTTATCCCACCGATTTTAAATACAAACGTTTATGATGAAATTATTCAAGTGAAAGATGAAGATGCCTATGATATTACTCGGCGCCTTGCTTTGGAAGAAGGCATATTAGTTGGACCGTCCTCTGGGGCAGCGTGTTATGCAGCTATTCAAGTCGCAAAACGACTATCTAAAGATGATGTCGTCGTTTGTATGACGGCAGACACTGGAGAACGATATCTTTCTAGTGATTTATTCAGAGGCTGA